A region of Vigna radiata var. radiata cultivar VC1973A chromosome 10, Vradiata_ver6, whole genome shotgun sequence DNA encodes the following proteins:
- the LOC106776151 gene encoding probable serine/threonine-protein kinase abkC, translating to MSEEKSLYLMLRNIRRASRSVRTHNSRYQEASKNGPIVAVGPNIHHCRLYMQYKFPSEARSSFLLHGTREAFHKCCSFRKFTVASASNTVTHDSQIAWKRLYRKYCSSGDGTPTVNIIAQAVSLALARSYLLVPGILAFTCGELAYAQRNWADAERYPSQNALYMRAQDGYNYMFTFTFIIVEGLILLVRALYLAILFSPSIVMAPFADSFGPKFRKLWLHVVHRTLEKSGPAFIKWGQWAATRPDLFPRDLCTKLSELHTKAPEHSFSYTKKTIEKAFGRKISEIFDNFEELPVASGSIAQVHRASLKYRYPGQQAKPLVVAVKVRHPGVGESIRRDFAIINLVAKISKFIPALNWLRLDESVQQFAVFMMSQVDLAREAAHLSRFIYNFRRWKDVSFPKPVYPLVHPAVLVETYEKGESVAYYVDDLQGHERLKSSLAHIGTHALLKMLLVDNFIHADMHPGNILVRVAQSKSQKRLFKSKPHVVFLDVGMTAELSGSDRINLLEFFKAVARRDGRTAAECALNLSKQQNCPNPDAFIEEVEESFTFWGTPEGDLVHPAECMEQLLEKVRRHRVNIDGNVCTVMVTTLVLEGWQRKLDPGYNVMQTLQTLLLRADWAKSLSYTIDGLMAP from the exons ATGAGTGAAGAGAAGTCGCT ATATTTGATGCTTAGAAATATAAGGAGAGCTTCTCGATCTGTTCGTACTCACAATAGCAGATACCAGGAAGCGAGTAAAAATGGGCCAATTGTCGCAGTTGGACCGAATATCCACCACTGCCGGTTGTACATGCAATATAAGTTTCCTAGTGAAGCACGCAGTTCATTCTTGTTGCATGGGACAAGGGAAGCCTTTCATAAATGCTGTTCTTTTAGGAAGTTTACTGTAGCCTCAGCAAGCAATACAGTCACACATGATTCTCAGATTGCTTGGAAAAGGCTGTACAGAAAGTATTGTTCCAGTGGTGATGGTACACCTACCGTAAATATTATTGCGCAGGCAGTGAGCTTGGCTTTAGCTCGTTCTTATCTGCTAGTTCCTGGTATTTTGGCATTTACATGTGGAGAGCTTGCATACGCACAGCGAAATTGGGCAGATGCAGAACGGTACCCATCACAGAATGCTTTGTACATGCGTGCACAAGATGGGTATAATTACATGTTTACATTTACATTCATAATAGTTGAAGGACTTATCTTATTAGTGAGGGCTCTCTATCTAGCAATATTATTCTCTCCTAGCATTGTGATGGCACCATTTGCAGATAGTTTTGGACCAAAGTTTAGGAAACTGTGGCTCCATGTTGTTCATCGCACACTAGAAAAATCAGGGCCAGCGTTCATAAAATGGGGTCAGTGGGCAGCTACGCGGCCTGATCTCTTTCCTCGAGATTTATGCACTAAGCTCTCCGAACTTCATACCAAAGCTCCTGAGCATAGTTTCAGCTACACAAAGAAAACTATAGAAAAAGCATTCGGTCGAAAAATTTCTGAAATTTTTGACAACTTTGAAGAACTTCCTGTAGCATCTGGAAGCATCGCTCAAGTGCACCGTGCTTCCTTAAAATATCGTTATCCTGGTCAGCAAGCAAAGCCATTGGTGGTTGCAGTAAAGGTTAGACATCCTGGTGTGGGAGAGTCAATCAGGCGGGATTTTGCTATCATTAATTTGGTggcaaaaatttcaaagttcaTTCCTGCCCTTAATTGGTTAAGATTAGATGAGAGTGTACAACAATTTGCAGTTTTCATGATGTCTCAAGTTGACCTTGCGAGGGAAGCTGCCCATTTGAGTcgctttatttataatttccgTAGATGGAAGGATGTTTCTTTCCCTAAGCCTGTCTATCCACTAGTGCACCCCGCTGTTTTGGTGGAAACATATGAGAAGGGTGAGAGTGTCGCGTATTATGTTGATGATCTTCAAGGACATGAACGGCTTAAATCTTCTCTTGCTCATATTGGGACTCACGCACTTTTGAAAATGCTTCTG GTGGACAACTTCATTCATGCTGATATGCATCCTGGAAATATCCTTGTTCGAGTGGCTCAGAGCAAGTCGCAAAAACGGCTCTTCAAATCAAAGCCTCATGTAGTTTTCCTTGATGTGGGTATGACTGCCGAACTCTCTGGTAGTGACAGAATAAATTTACTGGAATTTTTTAAAGCTGTTGCTCGCCGAGATGGTCGAACTGCTGCAGAATGCGCCCTTAACTTGTCAAAGCAACAAAACTGTCCAAATCCTGATGCCTTCATTGAG GAAGTAGAAGAATCGTTTACTTTTTGGGGCACCCCAGAAGGTGACCTGGTTCATCCTGCGGAGTGCATGGAGCAATTACTTGAGAAAGTTAGGCGTCACAGAGTTAATATTGATGGCAATGTTTGCACTGTCATGGTGACTACCTTGGTTCTTGAG GGTTGGCAGCGAAAGCTTGATCCTGGTTACAATGTGATGCAGACGCTGCAGACGCTGTTACTTAGAGCTGATTGGGCAAAGTCTCTTTCTTACACAATCGACGGACTCATGGCCCCTTAG
- the LOC106775239 gene encoding lysine-specific demethylase JMJ25 isoform X3, with translation MGKKSTPEEEGKAVPEHLRCNRSDGRQWRCRRRVMENLKLCEIHYLQGQHLQHKEKVPESLKLQRKSQNDAVETHIGAKRKGNSREAFVNRKNQLELIRMVLQREVEKKKKKESQLNLPLNLNLHSNHDLRRELPNGVMAIASASTPNVASSSRYFRSKNVERGSGGKLQVVQCERNLKKGRRKKCHWCQRSDSCSLIRCSNCQREFFCMDCIKQRYFDTQNEVKMACPVCRGTCTCKDCLAPQYEDSESKEHLAGKNRVDRILHFHYLVCMLLPVLKQIKEDHHVGVETKAKIKGKKMNDIIIKPVKFGCNEKNYCNHCKTPILDLHKSCLSCSYSLCLSCSHALSQGRISEQNNSSISKQPDRISACISGERYLLDEKTISNGNLTDTSMLTEWTSCNGAAIVSCPPTKLGDCGNSHLDLNYVFPLSWIKEMEAKAEEIICSYDFPETLDKSSSCPMCVDKDHKTSRYKQLPEAAQREDSNDNYLFYPTVLDIGSNHFEHFQKHWGKGHPVVVRDVLQSTPNLSWDPLFMFCTYLERSLTRYENNKDLLEACLDWFEVETNVRQYFTGSLKCQPKKNTWHEMLKLKGWLSSQLFKEQFPAHFAEESRKNDIGPYVYISYGCSDDEAESVTNLCYDSYDMVNVMAHSMDIPLSTDQLSRISKLLKKHKVLCQTVSSKTTTEHAEDREQNEMQSLVRERTDFLRRVNRTSCTSREAKTICHQNLDNNISGDKECGSYSETEEAHCSLSFHSIVLSSEMFPDHNTRNSFENSDNDKRKKATGNAGAKWDVFRRQDVPKLLEYLKIHSDEFSYTSEHHEKMVHPLLDQSFFLDNTHKMRLKEEFKIEPWTFEQHVGEAVIIPSGCPYQIRNPKCCVRVELEFVSPENVAECIQLIDEVRLLPEDHPAKVEKLEVKKMALQSMNTAIKEICELTCRT, from the exons ATGGGGAAAAAATCGACGCCGGAAGAGGAAGGAAAAGCGGTACCGGAGCATCTGCGGTGCAACCGGTCGGACGGGCGGCAATGGCGGTGCCGCCGGAGAGTGATGGAAAACCTAAAGCTCTGCGAGATTCACTACCTGCAAGGTCAGCATCTGCAGCACAAGGAAAAGGTTCCGGAGTCTCTGAAGCTTCAGAGAAAGAGCCAAAACGACGCCGTTGAGACTCATATTGGGGCGAAGCGGAAGGGCAACTCGAGAGAGGCATTTGTCAATAGGAAGAACCAATTGGAGCTCATAAGGATGGTTCTGCAGAGAGaggttgagaagaagaagaagaaggaatcgCAATTGAATTTGcctttgaatttgaatttgcaCTCCAATCACGACTTGAGGAGGGAGTTGCCGAACGGGGTTATGGCTATTGCTTCCGCTTCAACGCCCAATGTGGCTTCTTCTTCTCGTTACTTCAGGTCCAAGAATGTCGAGAGGGGTTCTGGTGGCAAGTTGCAG GTTGTGCAGTGTGAACGAAATTTGAAGAAGGGGAGGAGGAAGAAGTGTCATTGGTGTCAGAGAAGTGATTCTTGCAGTCTTATAAGGTGCTCAAACTGCCAGAGAGAGTTTTTCTGCATGGATTGCATTAAACAAAG GTATTTTGACACTCAAAATGAGGTTAAGATGGCATGTCCAGTTTGCCGAGGAACTTGCACCTGTAAAGATTGCTTGGCACCTCAATATGAAGACAGTGAAAGTAAG GAACATTTAGCTGGTAAAAACAGAGTTGATAGGATATTGCATTTTCATTATTTGGTCTGTATGCTCCTTCCTGTactgaaacaaataaaagaagatCACCACGTGGGTGTAGAAACAAAAGCGAAAATTAAAG GGAAGAAAATGAATGATATTATCATCAAACCAGTCAAGTTTGGCTGCAACGAGAAAAATTACTG CAATCATTGCAAAACACCCATTTTGGATCTTCATAAAAGCTGCCTTAGTTGTTCATACAGTCTTTGCTTAAGTTGTTCTCACGCATTAAGTCAAGGAAGAATCTCTGAACAAAACAACTCTTCTATATCCAAGCAACCTGACAGGATAAGTGCTTGCATTTCTGGCGAAAGGTACCTATTGGATGAGAAGACCATTTCTAATGGCAATTTAACTGATACCTCAATGTTAACTGAGTGGACAAGTTGTAATGGTGCTGCCATAGTATCATGCCCACCTACAAAGCTTGGTGATTGTGGTAATAGCCACCTTGATCTGAACTACGTTTTTCCCTTAAGTTGGATCAAAGAAATGGAAGCAAAGGCAGAAGAAATAATTTGCAGCTATGACTTTCCTGAAACTCTGGATAAAAGTTCAAGTTGCCCAATGTGTGTCGACAAAGATCATAAAACTAGCAGATACAAACAGCTACCGGAAGCAGCTCAAAGGGAAGATTCTAAtgataattacttattttatccTACAGTTTTGGACATCGGTAGCAATCATTTTGAACACTTTCAGAAACATTGGGGAAAAGGCCATCCTGTAGTAGTGAGAGATGTGCTGCAAAGTACACCAAACCTTAGTTGGGATCCACTGTTCATGTTTTGCACTTATCTTGAGAGGAGCTTGACAAGATATGAGAATAACAAGGACTTACTTGAAGCTTGTTTGGATTGGTTTGAG GTGGAGACTAACGTTAGGCAGTATTTTACCGGGTCTCTTAAATGTCAACCAAAGAAAAATACTTGGCATGAGATGCTGAAACTTAAAGGGTGGTTGTCTTCCCAACTATTCAAAGAACAGTTTCCAGCTCATTTTGCCGAA GAGAGTAGAAAGAACGACATAGGACCatatgtttatatttcatatgGCTGTTCTGATGATGAAGCCGAGTCCGTGACAAATCTCTGTTATGACTCATATGACATG GTTAACGTTATGGCACATTCCATGGACATCCCTCTGTCCACTGATCAGCTATCTAGAATaagcaagttattgaaaaagcACAAAGTTCTATGTCAAACGGTGTCATCTAAAACTACTACTGAGCACGCAGAAGACAGGGAACAAAATGAAATGCAAAGTTTGGTAAGAGAAAGAACTGATTTTTTAAGGAGAGTCAACAGAACATCTTGCACCTCTAGGGAAGCGAAAACAATATGCCATCAGAATTTAGACAACAATATTTCCGGTGATAAAGAATGTGGTTCCTATTCTGAAACTGAAGAGGCACATTGCTCTTTATCTTTCCACAGCATAGTTCTAAGTTCTGAGATGTTTCCAGATCATAATACTAGAAATTCCTTTGAAAACTCAGACAATGATAAAAGGAAGAAGGCTACAGGGAATGCTGGTGCTAAATGGGATGTCTTTCGAAGACAAGACGTGCCAAAGCTCTTAGAATACCTTAAAATACACTCTGATGAATTTTCTTATACTAGTGAACATCACGAGAAG ATGGTTCATCCACTTCTAGATCAGAGCTTCTTTCTTGACAATACTCACAAGATGAGACTTAAGGAGGAATTTA AAATTGAACCATGGACTTTTGAGCAACATGTTGGAGAAGCTGTCATCATTCCTTCTGGATGTCCATACCAGATTAGGAATCCTAAG TGTTGTGTTCGTGTGGAATTGGAATTTGTGTCCCCTGAGAATGTTGCTGAGTGTATCCAATTGATTGATGAGGTCCGGCTGCTTCCAGAAGACCACCCCGCAAAAGTAGAAAAACTGGAG GTGAAAAAAATGGCCCTGCAGAGCATGAATAcagcaataaaagaaatatgtgaACTTACATGCAGAACATGA
- the LOC106775239 gene encoding lysine-specific demethylase JMJ25 isoform X1 — protein MGKKSTPEEEGKAVPEHLRCNRSDGRQWRCRRRVMENLKLCEIHYLQGQHLQHKEKVPESLKLQRKSQNDAVETHIGAKRKGNSREAFVNRKNQLELIRMVLQREVEKKKKKESQLNLPLNLNLHSNHDLRRELPNGVMAIASASTPNVASSSRYFRSKNVERGSGGKLQVVQCERNLKKGRRKKCHWCQRSDSCSLIRCSNCQREFFCMDCIKQRYFDTQNEVKMACPVCRGTCTCKDCLAPQYEDSESKEHLAGKNRVDRILHFHYLVCMLLPVLKQIKEDHHVGVETKAKIKGKKMNDIIIKPVKFGCNEKNYCNHCKTPILDLHKSCLSCSYSLCLSCSHALSQGRISEQNNSSISKQPDRISACISGERYLLDEKTISNGNLTDTSMLTEWTSCNGAAIVSCPPTKLGDCGNSHLDLNYVFPLSWIKEMEAKAEEIICSYDFPETLDKSSSCPMCVDKDHKTSRYKQLPEAAQREDSNDNYLFYPTVLDIGSNHFEHFQKHWGKGHPVVVRDVLQSTPNLSWDPLFMFCTYLERSLTRYENNKDLLEACLDWFEVETNVRQYFTGSLKCQPKKNTWHEMLKLKGWLSSQLFKEQFPAHFAEVINALPIQEYMNPSSGLLNLAANLPQESRKNDIGPYVYISYGCSDDEAESVTNLCYDSYDMVNVMAHSMDIPLSTDQLSRISKLLKKHKVLCQTVSSKTTTEHAEDREQNEMQSLVRERTDFLRRVNRTSCTSREAKTICHQNLDNNISGDKECGSYSETEEAHCSLSFHSIVLSSEMFPDHNTRNSFENSDNDKRKKATGNAGAKWDVFRRQDVPKLLEYLKIHSDEFSYTSEHHEKMVHPLLDQSFFLDNTHKMRLKEEFKIEPWTFEQHVGEAVIIPSGCPYQIRNPKCCVRVELEFVSPENVAECIQLIDEVRLLPEDHPAKVEKLEVKKMALQSMNTAIKEICELTCRT, from the exons ATGGGGAAAAAATCGACGCCGGAAGAGGAAGGAAAAGCGGTACCGGAGCATCTGCGGTGCAACCGGTCGGACGGGCGGCAATGGCGGTGCCGCCGGAGAGTGATGGAAAACCTAAAGCTCTGCGAGATTCACTACCTGCAAGGTCAGCATCTGCAGCACAAGGAAAAGGTTCCGGAGTCTCTGAAGCTTCAGAGAAAGAGCCAAAACGACGCCGTTGAGACTCATATTGGGGCGAAGCGGAAGGGCAACTCGAGAGAGGCATTTGTCAATAGGAAGAACCAATTGGAGCTCATAAGGATGGTTCTGCAGAGAGaggttgagaagaagaagaagaaggaatcgCAATTGAATTTGcctttgaatttgaatttgcaCTCCAATCACGACTTGAGGAGGGAGTTGCCGAACGGGGTTATGGCTATTGCTTCCGCTTCAACGCCCAATGTGGCTTCTTCTTCTCGTTACTTCAGGTCCAAGAATGTCGAGAGGGGTTCTGGTGGCAAGTTGCAG GTTGTGCAGTGTGAACGAAATTTGAAGAAGGGGAGGAGGAAGAAGTGTCATTGGTGTCAGAGAAGTGATTCTTGCAGTCTTATAAGGTGCTCAAACTGCCAGAGAGAGTTTTTCTGCATGGATTGCATTAAACAAAG GTATTTTGACACTCAAAATGAGGTTAAGATGGCATGTCCAGTTTGCCGAGGAACTTGCACCTGTAAAGATTGCTTGGCACCTCAATATGAAGACAGTGAAAGTAAG GAACATTTAGCTGGTAAAAACAGAGTTGATAGGATATTGCATTTTCATTATTTGGTCTGTATGCTCCTTCCTGTactgaaacaaataaaagaagatCACCACGTGGGTGTAGAAACAAAAGCGAAAATTAAAG GGAAGAAAATGAATGATATTATCATCAAACCAGTCAAGTTTGGCTGCAACGAGAAAAATTACTG CAATCATTGCAAAACACCCATTTTGGATCTTCATAAAAGCTGCCTTAGTTGTTCATACAGTCTTTGCTTAAGTTGTTCTCACGCATTAAGTCAAGGAAGAATCTCTGAACAAAACAACTCTTCTATATCCAAGCAACCTGACAGGATAAGTGCTTGCATTTCTGGCGAAAGGTACCTATTGGATGAGAAGACCATTTCTAATGGCAATTTAACTGATACCTCAATGTTAACTGAGTGGACAAGTTGTAATGGTGCTGCCATAGTATCATGCCCACCTACAAAGCTTGGTGATTGTGGTAATAGCCACCTTGATCTGAACTACGTTTTTCCCTTAAGTTGGATCAAAGAAATGGAAGCAAAGGCAGAAGAAATAATTTGCAGCTATGACTTTCCTGAAACTCTGGATAAAAGTTCAAGTTGCCCAATGTGTGTCGACAAAGATCATAAAACTAGCAGATACAAACAGCTACCGGAAGCAGCTCAAAGGGAAGATTCTAAtgataattacttattttatccTACAGTTTTGGACATCGGTAGCAATCATTTTGAACACTTTCAGAAACATTGGGGAAAAGGCCATCCTGTAGTAGTGAGAGATGTGCTGCAAAGTACACCAAACCTTAGTTGGGATCCACTGTTCATGTTTTGCACTTATCTTGAGAGGAGCTTGACAAGATATGAGAATAACAAGGACTTACTTGAAGCTTGTTTGGATTGGTTTGAG GTGGAGACTAACGTTAGGCAGTATTTTACCGGGTCTCTTAAATGTCAACCAAAGAAAAATACTTGGCATGAGATGCTGAAACTTAAAGGGTGGTTGTCTTCCCAACTATTCAAAGAACAGTTTCCAGCTCATTTTGCCGAAGTAATTAATGCTCTTCCAATTCAAGAATACATGAATCCCTCGTCAGGTCTTTTGAATTTAGCTGCAAATTTGCCACAGGAGAGTAGAAAGAACGACATAGGACCatatgtttatatttcatatgGCTGTTCTGATGATGAAGCCGAGTCCGTGACAAATCTCTGTTATGACTCATATGACATG GTTAACGTTATGGCACATTCCATGGACATCCCTCTGTCCACTGATCAGCTATCTAGAATaagcaagttattgaaaaagcACAAAGTTCTATGTCAAACGGTGTCATCTAAAACTACTACTGAGCACGCAGAAGACAGGGAACAAAATGAAATGCAAAGTTTGGTAAGAGAAAGAACTGATTTTTTAAGGAGAGTCAACAGAACATCTTGCACCTCTAGGGAAGCGAAAACAATATGCCATCAGAATTTAGACAACAATATTTCCGGTGATAAAGAATGTGGTTCCTATTCTGAAACTGAAGAGGCACATTGCTCTTTATCTTTCCACAGCATAGTTCTAAGTTCTGAGATGTTTCCAGATCATAATACTAGAAATTCCTTTGAAAACTCAGACAATGATAAAAGGAAGAAGGCTACAGGGAATGCTGGTGCTAAATGGGATGTCTTTCGAAGACAAGACGTGCCAAAGCTCTTAGAATACCTTAAAATACACTCTGATGAATTTTCTTATACTAGTGAACATCACGAGAAG ATGGTTCATCCACTTCTAGATCAGAGCTTCTTTCTTGACAATACTCACAAGATGAGACTTAAGGAGGAATTTA AAATTGAACCATGGACTTTTGAGCAACATGTTGGAGAAGCTGTCATCATTCCTTCTGGATGTCCATACCAGATTAGGAATCCTAAG TGTTGTGTTCGTGTGGAATTGGAATTTGTGTCCCCTGAGAATGTTGCTGAGTGTATCCAATTGATTGATGAGGTCCGGCTGCTTCCAGAAGACCACCCCGCAAAAGTAGAAAAACTGGAG GTGAAAAAAATGGCCCTGCAGAGCATGAATAcagcaataaaagaaatatgtgaACTTACATGCAGAACATGA
- the LOC106775239 gene encoding lysine-specific demethylase JMJ25 isoform X2, protein MGKKSTPEEEGKAVPEHLRCNRSDGRQWRCRRRVMENLKLCEIHYLQGQHLQHKEKVPESLKLQRKSQNDAVETHIGAKRKGNSREAFVNRKNQLELIRMVLQREVEKKKKKESQLNLPLNLNLHSNHDLRRELPNGVMAIASASTPNVASSSRYFRSKNVERGSGGKLQCERNLKKGRRKKCHWCQRSDSCSLIRCSNCQREFFCMDCIKQRYFDTQNEVKMACPVCRGTCTCKDCLAPQYEDSESKEHLAGKNRVDRILHFHYLVCMLLPVLKQIKEDHHVGVETKAKIKGKKMNDIIIKPVKFGCNEKNYCNHCKTPILDLHKSCLSCSYSLCLSCSHALSQGRISEQNNSSISKQPDRISACISGERYLLDEKTISNGNLTDTSMLTEWTSCNGAAIVSCPPTKLGDCGNSHLDLNYVFPLSWIKEMEAKAEEIICSYDFPETLDKSSSCPMCVDKDHKTSRYKQLPEAAQREDSNDNYLFYPTVLDIGSNHFEHFQKHWGKGHPVVVRDVLQSTPNLSWDPLFMFCTYLERSLTRYENNKDLLEACLDWFEVETNVRQYFTGSLKCQPKKNTWHEMLKLKGWLSSQLFKEQFPAHFAEVINALPIQEYMNPSSGLLNLAANLPQESRKNDIGPYVYISYGCSDDEAESVTNLCYDSYDMVNVMAHSMDIPLSTDQLSRISKLLKKHKVLCQTVSSKTTTEHAEDREQNEMQSLVRERTDFLRRVNRTSCTSREAKTICHQNLDNNISGDKECGSYSETEEAHCSLSFHSIVLSSEMFPDHNTRNSFENSDNDKRKKATGNAGAKWDVFRRQDVPKLLEYLKIHSDEFSYTSEHHEKMVHPLLDQSFFLDNTHKMRLKEEFKIEPWTFEQHVGEAVIIPSGCPYQIRNPKCCVRVELEFVSPENVAECIQLIDEVRLLPEDHPAKVEKLEVKKMALQSMNTAIKEICELTCRT, encoded by the exons ATGGGGAAAAAATCGACGCCGGAAGAGGAAGGAAAAGCGGTACCGGAGCATCTGCGGTGCAACCGGTCGGACGGGCGGCAATGGCGGTGCCGCCGGAGAGTGATGGAAAACCTAAAGCTCTGCGAGATTCACTACCTGCAAGGTCAGCATCTGCAGCACAAGGAAAAGGTTCCGGAGTCTCTGAAGCTTCAGAGAAAGAGCCAAAACGACGCCGTTGAGACTCATATTGGGGCGAAGCGGAAGGGCAACTCGAGAGAGGCATTTGTCAATAGGAAGAACCAATTGGAGCTCATAAGGATGGTTCTGCAGAGAGaggttgagaagaagaagaagaaggaatcgCAATTGAATTTGcctttgaatttgaatttgcaCTCCAATCACGACTTGAGGAGGGAGTTGCCGAACGGGGTTATGGCTATTGCTTCCGCTTCAACGCCCAATGTGGCTTCTTCTTCTCGTTACTTCAGGTCCAAGAATGTCGAGAGGGGTTCTGGTGGCAAGTTGCAG TGTGAACGAAATTTGAAGAAGGGGAGGAGGAAGAAGTGTCATTGGTGTCAGAGAAGTGATTCTTGCAGTCTTATAAGGTGCTCAAACTGCCAGAGAGAGTTTTTCTGCATGGATTGCATTAAACAAAG GTATTTTGACACTCAAAATGAGGTTAAGATGGCATGTCCAGTTTGCCGAGGAACTTGCACCTGTAAAGATTGCTTGGCACCTCAATATGAAGACAGTGAAAGTAAG GAACATTTAGCTGGTAAAAACAGAGTTGATAGGATATTGCATTTTCATTATTTGGTCTGTATGCTCCTTCCTGTactgaaacaaataaaagaagatCACCACGTGGGTGTAGAAACAAAAGCGAAAATTAAAG GGAAGAAAATGAATGATATTATCATCAAACCAGTCAAGTTTGGCTGCAACGAGAAAAATTACTG CAATCATTGCAAAACACCCATTTTGGATCTTCATAAAAGCTGCCTTAGTTGTTCATACAGTCTTTGCTTAAGTTGTTCTCACGCATTAAGTCAAGGAAGAATCTCTGAACAAAACAACTCTTCTATATCCAAGCAACCTGACAGGATAAGTGCTTGCATTTCTGGCGAAAGGTACCTATTGGATGAGAAGACCATTTCTAATGGCAATTTAACTGATACCTCAATGTTAACTGAGTGGACAAGTTGTAATGGTGCTGCCATAGTATCATGCCCACCTACAAAGCTTGGTGATTGTGGTAATAGCCACCTTGATCTGAACTACGTTTTTCCCTTAAGTTGGATCAAAGAAATGGAAGCAAAGGCAGAAGAAATAATTTGCAGCTATGACTTTCCTGAAACTCTGGATAAAAGTTCAAGTTGCCCAATGTGTGTCGACAAAGATCATAAAACTAGCAGATACAAACAGCTACCGGAAGCAGCTCAAAGGGAAGATTCTAAtgataattacttattttatccTACAGTTTTGGACATCGGTAGCAATCATTTTGAACACTTTCAGAAACATTGGGGAAAAGGCCATCCTGTAGTAGTGAGAGATGTGCTGCAAAGTACACCAAACCTTAGTTGGGATCCACTGTTCATGTTTTGCACTTATCTTGAGAGGAGCTTGACAAGATATGAGAATAACAAGGACTTACTTGAAGCTTGTTTGGATTGGTTTGAG GTGGAGACTAACGTTAGGCAGTATTTTACCGGGTCTCTTAAATGTCAACCAAAGAAAAATACTTGGCATGAGATGCTGAAACTTAAAGGGTGGTTGTCTTCCCAACTATTCAAAGAACAGTTTCCAGCTCATTTTGCCGAAGTAATTAATGCTCTTCCAATTCAAGAATACATGAATCCCTCGTCAGGTCTTTTGAATTTAGCTGCAAATTTGCCACAGGAGAGTAGAAAGAACGACATAGGACCatatgtttatatttcatatgGCTGTTCTGATGATGAAGCCGAGTCCGTGACAAATCTCTGTTATGACTCATATGACATG GTTAACGTTATGGCACATTCCATGGACATCCCTCTGTCCACTGATCAGCTATCTAGAATaagcaagttattgaaaaagcACAAAGTTCTATGTCAAACGGTGTCATCTAAAACTACTACTGAGCACGCAGAAGACAGGGAACAAAATGAAATGCAAAGTTTGGTAAGAGAAAGAACTGATTTTTTAAGGAGAGTCAACAGAACATCTTGCACCTCTAGGGAAGCGAAAACAATATGCCATCAGAATTTAGACAACAATATTTCCGGTGATAAAGAATGTGGTTCCTATTCTGAAACTGAAGAGGCACATTGCTCTTTATCTTTCCACAGCATAGTTCTAAGTTCTGAGATGTTTCCAGATCATAATACTAGAAATTCCTTTGAAAACTCAGACAATGATAAAAGGAAGAAGGCTACAGGGAATGCTGGTGCTAAATGGGATGTCTTTCGAAGACAAGACGTGCCAAAGCTCTTAGAATACCTTAAAATACACTCTGATGAATTTTCTTATACTAGTGAACATCACGAGAAG ATGGTTCATCCACTTCTAGATCAGAGCTTCTTTCTTGACAATACTCACAAGATGAGACTTAAGGAGGAATTTA AAATTGAACCATGGACTTTTGAGCAACATGTTGGAGAAGCTGTCATCATTCCTTCTGGATGTCCATACCAGATTAGGAATCCTAAG TGTTGTGTTCGTGTGGAATTGGAATTTGTGTCCCCTGAGAATGTTGCTGAGTGTATCCAATTGATTGATGAGGTCCGGCTGCTTCCAGAAGACCACCCCGCAAAAGTAGAAAAACTGGAG GTGAAAAAAATGGCCCTGCAGAGCATGAATAcagcaataaaagaaatatgtgaACTTACATGCAGAACATGA